From the Leucobacter tenebrionis genome, one window contains:
- a CDS encoding ABC transporter substrate-binding protein, which yields MARQPEDPIVRNIVQMLRGAQLNRRQLLRGAAVGAAGAGALGLSACSGGGGGGGGDGIVWGNWTYYLDYDESTGSYPSLDAFMDEAGFNVDYVEDIDDNNTFYGKIKDQLKLDQYTGYDVVTFTDWMNARLIEAGQVQEFDYANLSNVEANLVDAQWDALDVDSGRKFSIPWQLPASGWVWNTEAVPGGIKTLDDFLKPELKGKVVVLSEMRDTIGMVLAGLGYDPNGDWGDKEFDEALAWLDDALQSGQIGNVKGNSYTQDLITGDALAAMAWTGDVVMLNAENDNQWTLEIPESGGMIAADSFTVPNGTSAEAKKQVEQMIDYYYDPVVMAEVADYVTFIPPVKGTQEEMRKINPDNAENPLIFPSDADWEHLHPFRSLTAEEDKRYSTAFQNVLGL from the coding sequence ATGGCACGTCAGCCCGAAGACCCGATCGTCCGAAATATCGTCCAGATGCTGCGCGGAGCTCAGCTCAACCGTCGGCAGCTGCTCCGCGGTGCCGCGGTGGGGGCAGCCGGGGCCGGCGCGCTCGGCCTCTCCGCGTGCTCCGGCGGCGGAGGCGGGGGCGGGGGAGACGGCATCGTCTGGGGCAACTGGACCTACTACCTCGACTACGACGAGTCGACCGGGTCGTACCCGTCGCTCGACGCCTTCATGGACGAGGCGGGGTTCAACGTCGACTACGTCGAGGACATCGACGACAACAACACCTTCTACGGCAAGATCAAGGACCAGCTGAAGCTCGACCAGTACACCGGCTACGACGTGGTCACCTTCACCGATTGGATGAACGCCCGTCTCATCGAAGCCGGCCAGGTGCAGGAATTCGACTACGCCAATCTGTCGAACGTCGAGGCCAACCTGGTGGACGCGCAGTGGGATGCGCTCGACGTCGATTCCGGCCGCAAATTCTCGATCCCGTGGCAGTTGCCGGCGTCGGGCTGGGTATGGAACACGGAGGCCGTGCCGGGCGGGATCAAGACCCTCGACGACTTCCTGAAGCCCGAGCTCAAGGGCAAGGTGGTGGTGCTCAGCGAGATGCGCGACACCATCGGCATGGTGCTCGCGGGCCTCGGCTACGACCCCAACGGCGACTGGGGCGACAAGGAGTTCGACGAGGCGCTCGCGTGGCTCGACGACGCCCTGCAGAGCGGCCAGATCGGCAACGTGAAGGGCAACAGCTACACGCAGGACCTCATCACGGGCGACGCCCTCGCCGCGATGGCGTGGACCGGTGACGTGGTCATGCTGAACGCCGAGAACGACAACCAGTGGACGCTCGAGATCCCCGAGTCGGGCGGCATGATCGCGGCCGACTCCTTCACCGTCCCCAACGGCACCTCCGCCGAGGCGAAGAAGCAGGTCGAGCAGATGATCGACTACTACTACGACCCCGTCGTGATGGCCGAGGTCGCCGACTACGTCACCTTCATCCCGCCCGTGAAGGGCACTCAGGAAGAGATGCGGAAGATCAACCCCGACAACGCCGAGAACCCGCTCATCTTCCCGAGCGATGCCGACTGGGAGCACCTGCACCCCTTCCGCAGCCTCACCGCCGAGGAGGACAAGCGCTACTCGACCGCCTTCCAGAACGTGCTGGGGCTGTAG
- the rpsO gene encoding 30S ribosomal protein S15, with amino-acid sequence MALSAEVKKAIIDEYATKPGDTGSPEVQVAMLSQRIKDLTEHLKAHKHDHHSRRGLLLLVGQRRRLLGYLQNVDINRYRSLIERLGLRR; translated from the coding sequence ATGGCACTGAGTGCAGAAGTCAAGAAGGCGATCATCGACGAGTACGCGACCAAGCCCGGTGACACCGGTTCCCCCGAGGTGCAGGTCGCAATGCTCTCGCAGCGGATCAAGGATCTGACCGAGCACCTCAAGGCTCACAAGCACGATCACCACTCGCGCCGTGGCCTGCTGCTGCTCGTCGGTCAGCGCCGTCGTCTCCTGGGCTACCTCCAGAACGTCGACATCAACCGCTACCGTTCGCTCATCGAGCGTCTGGGTCTGCGCCGCTAA
- a CDS encoding aspartate aminotransferase family protein: MSYDPTAAVDAAALQASARDHMWPHFTNRKVLNDGIPVITRAEGHHIYDAAGKQYIDGLAGLFVVNAGHGRDRIVQAAAKQMKQLDFMPLWSYAHPAAVELSERLASYAPGDMNKVFFTTGGGEAVESAFKLAKHFWKIKGQPMKHKVISRSVAYHGTPQGALAITGIPDMKKFYEPLTPGGHRVPNTNFYRAEEMGAPSDDVEAFGQWAANRIEEAILFEGPETVAAVFLEPVQNSGGCFPPPPGYFKRVREICDQYDVLLVSDEVICAYGRIGDFFASKALGYEPDIITSAKGITSGYVPLGAMIVSDKVSEPFNSTENTFYHGFTFAGHPAAAAAALENLDIFEEEDLNGRVRENSPLFRAELEKLLDIDIVGDVRGEGYFFGIELVKDKATKETFNEEESDRLLRDYLSPALWEAGLYCRADDRGDPVIQLAPPLTIGPSEFAEIGGILRSVLKDASSKI; encoded by the coding sequence ATGTCCTACGATCCCACTGCAGCCGTGGACGCCGCCGCGCTCCAGGCTTCGGCCCGCGACCACATGTGGCCGCACTTCACCAACCGCAAGGTGCTCAACGACGGCATCCCCGTCATCACCCGCGCAGAGGGCCACCACATCTACGACGCTGCCGGCAAGCAGTACATCGACGGCCTCGCGGGCCTGTTCGTCGTGAACGCCGGCCACGGCCGCGACCGCATCGTCCAGGCTGCCGCGAAGCAGATGAAGCAGCTCGACTTCATGCCGCTCTGGTCGTACGCGCACCCCGCCGCCGTCGAGCTGTCGGAGCGCCTCGCTTCGTACGCCCCCGGCGACATGAACAAGGTCTTCTTCACCACCGGCGGCGGCGAGGCCGTGGAGTCGGCGTTCAAGCTGGCGAAGCACTTCTGGAAGATCAAGGGCCAGCCGATGAAGCACAAGGTCATCTCGCGCTCGGTCGCCTACCACGGCACCCCCCAGGGCGCGCTGGCCATCACCGGCATCCCCGACATGAAGAAGTTCTACGAGCCGCTGACCCCCGGCGGTCACCGCGTGCCGAACACCAACTTCTACCGCGCAGAAGAGATGGGCGCGCCCAGCGACGACGTCGAGGCATTCGGCCAGTGGGCTGCGAACCGCATCGAGGAGGCGATCCTCTTCGAGGGTCCCGAGACCGTCGCGGCCGTCTTCCTCGAGCCGGTGCAGAACTCGGGCGGCTGCTTCCCGCCTCCCCCCGGATACTTCAAGCGCGTTCGCGAGATCTGCGACCAGTACGACGTGCTGCTCGTCTCGGATGAGGTCATCTGCGCCTACGGCCGCATCGGCGACTTCTTCGCTTCGAAGGCGCTCGGCTACGAGCCCGACATCATCACCTCGGCGAAGGGCATCACCTCGGGCTACGTGCCCCTCGGTGCCATGATCGTCTCGGACAAGGTCTCGGAGCCCTTCAACTCGACCGAGAACACCTTCTACCACGGCTTCACCTTCGCCGGTCACCCGGCCGCCGCCGCTGCCGCCCTCGAGAACCTCGACATCTTCGAGGAAGAGGACCTCAACGGCCGCGTGCGCGAGAACAGCCCGCTGTTCCGCGCCGAGCTCGAGAAGCTGCTCGACATCGACATCGTCGGTGACGTGCGCGGCGAGGGCTACTTCTTCGGCATCGAGCTCGTCAAGGACAAGGCCACCAAGGAGACCTTCAACGAGGAGGAGTCGGACCGGCTCCTGCGCGACTACCTGTCGCCCGCTCTGTGGGAGGCCGGCCTGTACTGCCGCGCCGACGACCGAGGAGACCCCGTCATCCAGCTCGCTCCCCCGCTGACCATCGGTCCGTCGGAGTTCGCAGAGATCGGCGGCATCCTTCGCAGCGTTCTGAAGGACGCCTCCTCGAAGATCTGA
- a CDS encoding ammonium transporter encodes MELTPQDVWTLASTALVLIMTPGLALFYGGLVRVRSVVNMMLFSVSAMGVVGVLWILFGYSMNYFAEGESGFAGSPFKDFGLIDTAPADFIGVGFGAVFAMITTALISGAIADRVGLGSWVLFSGVWATLVYFPVAAWVWGGGWIQNLGGALGTPEVIDLAGGTVIHINAGAAALALALVAGKRLGFGPGSHKPHSIPLVTIGAALLWFGWIGFNSGLATETGEAGLILVNTLGAPAAGIVGWIIVDVLRGKKPGVIGAASGAVGGLVAITPSAANLSPVWALLLGLIAGAACAFAIEWKYRLGYDDSLDVVGLHLVAGVIGSLYLGFFAFDDGLFMGGDAGLLLVQAISVVSVMVYSFTVSLIIALAVKAATGLRVPVEVEEAGIDAGAHGEEAYAYEVPAVR; translated from the coding sequence ATGGAACTCACACCGCAGGACGTGTGGACGCTCGCGAGCACCGCGCTCGTACTCATCATGACACCCGGACTCGCCCTCTTCTACGGCGGGCTCGTGCGCGTGCGCTCGGTGGTGAACATGATGCTCTTCAGCGTGAGCGCGATGGGGGTGGTCGGAGTGCTGTGGATCCTCTTCGGCTACAGCATGAACTACTTCGCCGAGGGAGAGAGCGGTTTCGCGGGTAGCCCGTTCAAGGACTTCGGGCTGATCGACACCGCACCCGCGGACTTCATCGGCGTCGGGTTCGGCGCGGTGTTCGCGATGATCACGACGGCGCTCATCTCGGGCGCGATCGCCGACCGGGTCGGCCTCGGCTCGTGGGTGCTGTTCTCGGGCGTGTGGGCGACGCTCGTCTACTTCCCCGTCGCGGCGTGGGTGTGGGGCGGGGGTTGGATCCAGAACCTCGGCGGCGCACTCGGAACGCCCGAGGTGATCGACCTCGCCGGGGGCACCGTGATCCACATCAACGCCGGCGCGGCGGCCCTCGCGCTCGCACTCGTCGCGGGCAAGCGCCTCGGCTTCGGGCCGGGATCGCACAAGCCGCACAGCATTCCGCTCGTGACGATCGGCGCCGCACTGCTGTGGTTCGGGTGGATCGGCTTCAACTCCGGGCTCGCCACCGAGACGGGCGAGGCCGGCCTGATCCTCGTCAATACGCTGGGGGCGCCCGCCGCAGGCATCGTGGGCTGGATCATCGTCGACGTGCTGCGCGGCAAGAAGCCCGGTGTGATCGGAGCCGCCTCCGGCGCCGTCGGCGGCCTCGTGGCCATCACTCCGTCGGCCGCGAACCTCTCCCCCGTGTGGGCGCTGCTCCTCGGCCTCATCGCCGGCGCGGCGTGCGCGTTCGCGATCGAGTGGAAGTACCGCCTCGGCTACGACGACTCCCTCGACGTGGTCGGCCTGCACCTGGTGGCGGGCGTGATCGGTTCGCTCTACCTCGGCTTCTTCGCCTTCGATGACGGCCTGTTCATGGGCGGCGACGCCGGCCTGCTGCTGGTGCAGGCGATCTCGGTGGTCTCCGTGATGGTGTACTCCTTCACGGTGTCGCTGATCATCGCCCTGGCGGTGAAGGCCGCGACCGGACTGCGCGTGCCCGTGGAGGTCGAGGAGGCCGGTATCGATGCCGGCGCTCACGGCGAGGAGGCCTACGCCTACGAGGTGCCCGCGGTGCGGTGA
- the yczE gene encoding membrane protein YczE: MTPRLLRLVPGLLLYGIADAFMIRAAIGVDPWTVFAQGLAVHSGLSIGLLTNLIGLAVLLLWIPLRQRPGIGTVLNILLVGPGIELGLWLLPAPEALWARVACFAFGLVLLAVASGLYIGAHLGPGPRDGLMTGIHLRFGTPIWVGRTGVEITVLLIGWALGGDAGPGTLAFALLIGPLCGITLPLLDPRTRRERAEARYSTGSCSTTLL; the protein is encoded by the coding sequence ATGACCCCGCGACTCCTGCGCCTCGTCCCCGGCCTCCTCCTCTACGGGATCGCGGACGCGTTCATGATCCGCGCCGCGATCGGCGTCGACCCCTGGACCGTGTTCGCGCAGGGCCTCGCCGTCCACAGCGGTCTGAGCATCGGCCTGCTCACCAACCTCATCGGCCTCGCGGTGCTGCTGCTCTGGATCCCGCTGCGGCAGCGGCCCGGGATCGGCACCGTCCTCAACATCCTCCTCGTCGGCCCCGGGATCGAGCTCGGCCTGTGGCTGCTACCGGCTCCCGAGGCGCTCTGGGCGCGCGTCGCCTGCTTCGCCTTCGGTCTCGTGCTGCTCGCCGTCGCGAGCGGCCTCTACATCGGCGCGCACCTCGGGCCCGGGCCGCGAGACGGGCTGATGACCGGGATCCACCTCCGCTTCGGCACCCCCATCTGGGTCGGCCGAACCGGCGTCGAGATCACCGTGCTGCTCATCGGCTGGGCGCTCGGCGGCGACGCGGGCCCCGGCACGCTCGCGTTCGCCCTACTCATCGGGCCGCTGTGCGGGATCACACTGCCGCTGCTCGACCCGCGCACCCGTCGGGAGCGTGCCGAGGCGCGCTACTCGACGGGCTCGTGCTCGACCACCTTGTTGTAG
- a CDS encoding ABC transporter permease: protein MAFTAFSASAKAVEQAPRKKGWVALLLLAPGIAYMLLFFVAPFIQLALTSLQAPDEGGGIGQYVAAMQFSNYWVALQEYWPHLVRSFVYAVIATVVGLLISYPIAYLIGVRVRSRPLLQGVLLILVVAPFFISLLLRTLAWKSILPNEWIGTHFSVIFGLIYNFIPFMVLPIFSSLQALDLRLLEAGSDLYASPVTTFRKVTLPLSIPGVVSGTLLSFIPMSGDYVVASREFLGGTSTTMIGNVIESNFLQTQNYPMAATLSIILMLIILAIVATYVRKSGAEDLL from the coding sequence ATGGCATTCACCGCCTTTTCGGCCTCCGCGAAGGCCGTCGAACAGGCGCCCCGCAAGAAGGGGTGGGTCGCGCTGCTGCTGCTCGCGCCCGGCATCGCGTACATGCTGCTGTTCTTCGTGGCGCCCTTCATCCAGCTCGCGCTCACCTCGCTGCAGGCCCCCGACGAGGGCGGCGGCATCGGGCAGTACGTCGCGGCCATGCAGTTCTCGAACTACTGGGTCGCGCTGCAGGAGTACTGGCCGCACCTGGTCCGCTCGTTCGTCTACGCGGTCATCGCGACTGTCGTGGGCCTGCTGATCAGCTACCCGATCGCGTACCTCATCGGCGTGCGCGTGCGCTCGCGGCCTCTGCTGCAGGGCGTGCTGCTGATCCTGGTCGTCGCGCCGTTCTTCATCAGCCTGCTGCTGCGGACGCTCGCCTGGAAGTCGATCCTGCCGAACGAGTGGATCGGCACGCACTTCTCCGTGATCTTCGGGTTGATCTACAACTTCATCCCCTTCATGGTGCTGCCGATCTTCTCGTCGCTGCAGGCGCTCGACCTGCGGTTGCTGGAGGCCGGATCCGACCTCTACGCGTCGCCGGTCACCACCTTCCGCAAGGTGACACTGCCGCTGTCGATACCCGGAGTGGTCTCGGGCACGCTGCTGAGTTTCATCCCGATGTCGGGCGACTACGTGGTCGCCTCGCGCGAGTTCTTGGGCGGCACCTCGACCACGATGATCGGTAACGTCATCGAGTCGAACTTCCTGCAGACGCAGAACTACCCGATGGCCGCGACGCTGTCGATCATTCTCATGCTCATCATCCTGGCGATCGTCGCCACATACGTGCGCAAGAGCGGGGCGGAGGATCTGCTGTGA
- a CDS encoding Lrp/AsnC family transcriptional regulator, with amino-acid sequence MSTKRTSPALDATSKAIIEQLQRDGRRSYAEIGKAVGLSEAAVRQRVQKLTDAGVMQIVAVTDPMRLGFSRQAMLGIRVSGDTRVVADRLAEMPEISYVVLSAGSFDILAEVVCEDDEGLIELLNEKIRGIDGVAATESFVYLQLTKQKYDWGTR; translated from the coding sequence GTGAGCACCAAACGCACCTCGCCCGCACTCGACGCGACGTCGAAGGCGATCATCGAGCAGCTTCAGCGCGATGGTCGTCGTTCGTACGCGGAGATCGGCAAAGCGGTCGGCCTCAGCGAGGCCGCCGTGCGACAGCGCGTGCAGAAGCTCACGGATGCCGGGGTCATGCAGATCGTTGCAGTGACGGACCCGATGCGACTCGGCTTCAGCCGACAAGCAATGCTCGGCATCCGCGTTTCCGGTGACACCAGGGTCGTCGCCGATCGTCTCGCCGAGATGCCGGAGATCAGTTACGTGGTACTCAGCGCTGGCTCCTTCGACATCCTCGCCGAGGTTGTCTGCGAGGACGACGAGGGCCTCATCGAACTGCTCAACGAGAAGATCCGCGGGATCGACGGCGTTGCGGCGACCGAGAGCTTCGTCTACCTCCAACTCACCAAACAGAAATACGACTGGGGAACAAGATAA
- a CDS encoding APC family permease produces the protein MTKTLMPAAKRGGTLKRSLGLWAIVGLGLGYMTPTVVFDTFGLVARDTNNVVPLAYAVALIVMVFTAISYGKIAGAIPSAGSAYTYARESMHPNVGFLVGWTALIDYMLLPMVNCLIIRSYLEAFFPAVPGWVWVILYVVFVTGIIYLTMRGTSNVNMILLVFSIAVMAVFVLLVIVQLAGGAGVGGVVTVQPFFHSGVEFGAVLAGATIVCFSFIGFDAVTMYAEEAKTPKIMPKAILLTVVLGGAIFLVAGYFTQQRFPDWNEFAPGGDMQFVEDSTLPIIGELVGGKVLAAVLTAAGFAATLASGLASHASVSRMLLVMGRNNVIPKRVFGYINPKTHTPTFNIVLTGAISLLAIAFTLEMIAAYINYGALIAFTFVNLSVIAWFAIRKGRRRTPKDIFTYIVMPVIGTALTGLLWVNLDGHALLGGLIWTGLGFVYLVFITKGFRRKVASFDENQPVTGYNKVVEHEPVE, from the coding sequence ATGACGAAGACGTTGATGCCGGCGGCCAAGCGCGGCGGAACCCTCAAGCGAAGCCTCGGGCTCTGGGCCATCGTCGGCCTCGGCCTCGGGTACATGACTCCGACGGTGGTCTTCGACACCTTCGGCCTCGTCGCGCGCGACACGAACAACGTCGTGCCGCTCGCCTACGCGGTCGCGCTCATCGTGATGGTCTTCACGGCGATCAGCTACGGCAAGATCGCGGGTGCGATCCCGAGCGCCGGATCCGCGTACACCTATGCCCGCGAGTCGATGCACCCGAATGTGGGCTTCCTCGTGGGGTGGACCGCGCTCATCGACTACATGCTCCTCCCGATGGTGAACTGCCTCATCATCCGCAGCTACCTCGAGGCGTTCTTCCCGGCCGTGCCGGGATGGGTCTGGGTGATCCTCTACGTCGTCTTCGTGACGGGCATCATCTACCTGACGATGCGCGGCACCTCGAACGTGAACATGATCCTGCTCGTGTTCTCGATCGCGGTCATGGCCGTGTTCGTGCTCCTGGTGATCGTGCAGCTCGCCGGCGGCGCCGGTGTCGGCGGCGTCGTCACGGTGCAGCCCTTCTTCCACAGCGGCGTCGAGTTCGGCGCGGTGCTCGCGGGCGCCACGATCGTCTGCTTCTCGTTCATCGGCTTCGACGCGGTCACCATGTACGCCGAGGAGGCCAAGACCCCGAAGATCATGCCGAAGGCGATCCTGCTCACCGTCGTGCTCGGCGGCGCGATCTTCCTCGTCGCCGGCTACTTCACCCAGCAGCGCTTCCCAGACTGGAACGAGTTCGCCCCCGGCGGCGACATGCAGTTCGTCGAGGACTCGACCCTCCCGATCATCGGCGAGCTGGTCGGCGGCAAGGTGCTCGCCGCGGTGCTCACCGCGGCCGGCTTCGCGGCGACGCTCGCATCGGGTCTCGCGTCGCACGCTTCCGTCTCGCGCATGCTGCTCGTCATGGGCCGCAACAACGTGATCCCGAAACGGGTATTCGGCTACATCAACCCGAAGACGCACACCCCGACCTTCAACATCGTGCTCACCGGCGCGATCTCGCTGCTCGCGATCGCCTTCACCCTCGAGATGATCGCGGCCTACATCAACTACGGCGCGCTCATCGCCTTCACCTTCGTGAACCTCTCGGTGATCGCTTGGTTCGCGATCCGCAAGGGCCGCCGGCGCACGCCGAAGGACATCTTCACGTACATCGTGATGCCGGTCATCGGCACGGCTCTCACCGGGCTGCTCTGGGTGAACCTCGACGGGCACGCCCTGCTCGGGGGTCTCATCTGGACCGGACTCGGCTTCGTCTACCTGGTCTTCATCACGAAGGGCTTCCGTCGGAAAGTAGCCTCCTTCGACGAGAACCAGCCCGTCACCGGCTACAACAAGGTGGTCGAGCACGAGCCCGTCGAGTAG
- a CDS encoding ABC transporter ATP-binding protein — protein MTENSLATSGADLELVGIQKRFPGFTAVENLDLKIPAGSFFALLGPSGCGKTTTLRLVAGLEDPTQGKILIGGKDVSGLKPHKRQVNTVFQSYALFPHMTILENVAFGLRRRKSADPVGKAHEALRLVELDHVADRKPAQLSGGQQQRVALARAVVNRPALLLLDEPLGALDLKLRRQMQQELKQIQQEVGLTFLHVTHDQEEAMTMADTVAVMNKGRIEQMGAPEELYELPRTVFVANFLGQSNLFAVDVVGGSDQVLHTDLLGTRISVPRSRSERESGSITVGVRPEKMTLGTAPVEPDAGLNAIGPGRVTDVSFIGVSTQYTVELPGSAPVQVFQQNLQAGPTAALGDEVWLSWRVEHTFGLADDRLETGALTADLSTQAIAAHAALGE, from the coding sequence ATGACGGAGAACTCACTCGCGACATCCGGCGCAGACCTCGAACTCGTCGGCATCCAGAAGCGATTCCCCGGCTTCACGGCCGTCGAGAACCTCGACCTGAAGATCCCCGCGGGATCCTTCTTCGCGCTGCTCGGCCCCTCGGGCTGCGGCAAGACGACCACGCTGCGCCTCGTCGCCGGGCTCGAAGACCCGACGCAGGGCAAGATCCTCATCGGCGGCAAGGACGTCAGCGGTCTGAAGCCCCACAAGCGACAGGTCAACACGGTCTTCCAGTCGTACGCGCTCTTCCCGCACATGACGATCCTCGAGAACGTCGCGTTCGGCCTGCGCCGCCGCAAGTCCGCCGACCCCGTCGGGAAGGCGCACGAGGCCCTGCGGCTCGTCGAGCTCGACCACGTCGCCGATCGCAAGCCCGCGCAGCTCTCGGGCGGGCAGCAGCAGCGCGTGGCGCTCGCCCGCGCCGTGGTCAACCGGCCCGCGCTGCTGCTGCTCGACGAGCCGCTCGGCGCCCTCGACCTGAAGCTGCGTCGCCAGATGCAGCAGGAGCTCAAGCAGATCCAGCAGGAGGTCGGTCTCACCTTCCTCCACGTCACGCACGACCAGGAGGAGGCCATGACCATGGCCGATACGGTCGCGGTGATGAACAAGGGCCGGATCGAGCAGATGGGCGCCCCTGAGGAGCTCTACGAGCTGCCCCGCACCGTGTTCGTCGCGAACTTCCTCGGCCAGTCGAATCTCTTCGCCGTCGATGTGGTCGGCGGCTCGGACCAGGTGCTGCACACCGACCTGCTCGGCACGCGGATCTCGGTGCCCCGCTCGCGCAGCGAGCGGGAGAGCGGATCCATCACCGTGGGCGTGCGCCCCGAGAAGATGACGCTCGGCACCGCGCCCGTCGAGCCGGACGCAGGCCTCAACGCGATCGGCCCGGGCCGCGTCACCGATGTCTCCTTCATCGGCGTCAGCACGCAGTACACGGTCGAGCTCCCGGGATCGGCCCCGGTGCAGGTCTTCCAGCAGAACCTGCAGGCCGGCCCGACCGCCGCCCTCGGCGACGAGGTGTGGCTGAGCTGGCGCGTGGAGCACACCTTCGGCCTCGCCGATGATCGCCTCGAGACCGGCGCCCTCACCGCCGACCTCTCGACCCAGGCCATCGCGGCGCACGCAGCGCTCGGCGAGTAG
- a CDS encoding inositol monophosphatase family protein, with protein sequence MSSANSNAHDPQSLARLAADVAVTAGERIFELRARGVSVSASKSSEVDIVTEADRESERLIVEALLAARPDDGVLGEEGAGVEGTSGITWVVDPIDGTVNYFYDLPAYTVSIAATVPDASASADGRRAIAGAVFNPRTGELFDAWEGGGSRLNGSPITISGKRELATALVATGFGYTVERRIEQAEALTRVLPLVRDIRRIGSAAYDLCNFAAGRLDAYYERGLQPWDFAAGLLIAREAGAAAVGRDEDTAPGTPFLFAADPALVEQLRSAVLGD encoded by the coding sequence ATGAGCTCTGCGAATTCGAACGCCCATGATCCTCAGTCTCTCGCCCGCCTCGCCGCGGACGTCGCCGTCACCGCGGGTGAACGCATCTTCGAGTTGCGCGCCCGCGGTGTCTCGGTCTCCGCGAGCAAGTCGAGCGAGGTCGATATCGTCACCGAGGCCGACCGCGAGTCGGAGCGGCTGATCGTCGAGGCGCTGCTCGCCGCCCGCCCGGACGACGGCGTGCTCGGCGAGGAGGGCGCCGGGGTCGAGGGCACCAGCGGGATCACCTGGGTCGTCGATCCGATCGACGGTACGGTCAACTACTTCTACGACCTGCCCGCTTACACGGTGAGCATCGCGGCCACGGTGCCCGACGCCTCCGCGAGCGCCGACGGGAGGAGAGCGATCGCCGGGGCGGTCTTCAACCCGCGCACCGGGGAGCTCTTCGATGCGTGGGAGGGCGGCGGATCGCGCCTGAACGGCTCCCCGATCACGATCTCCGGCAAGCGCGAGCTGGCCACCGCGCTCGTGGCCACCGGGTTCGGCTACACGGTGGAGCGGCGGATCGAGCAGGCCGAGGCTCTGACCAGGGTGCTACCCCTGGTGCGCGACATCCGCAGGATCGGCTCGGCGGCCTACGACCTCTGCAACTTCGCCGCGGGCCGTCTCGACGCCTACTACGAGCGCGGGCTGCAGCCCTGGGATTTCGCCGCCGGACTGCTCATCGCGCGCGAGGCGGGAGCCGCCGCGGTCGGGCGCGACGAGGACACCGCTCCGGGGACGCCGTTCCTGTTCGCCGCCGACCCCGCGCTGGTCGAGCAGCTCCGCAGCGCGGTGCTCGGGGACTGA
- a CDS encoding ABC transporter permease — MKNFSLGKAFVPVVATVALIYLLLPILHVILFSFNDAGRNNIIWRGFTLDNWQNPCGAPQVCQAFGNSILIGVVATVIATVLGTMIAIALVRYKFKGRSTVSLLLFTPMATPEVVLGAGLAAQFLLAGVEKGIGTIILAHTMFCISYVVVAVKARVASLDPAIEEAGRDLYASPGQVFWRITLPMLMPGIIGAALLSFALSFDDFIITNFNSGTATTFPKFIYVSALKGVPAQANVLASIVFIGALLLVIIVQMVNINKQKRLARQ, encoded by the coding sequence GTGAAGAATTTCAGTCTGGGCAAGGCCTTCGTGCCGGTCGTCGCGACGGTCGCGCTCATCTACCTACTGCTGCCGATCCTGCACGTCATCCTGTTCTCCTTCAACGATGCCGGCCGCAACAACATCATCTGGCGAGGGTTCACGCTCGACAACTGGCAGAACCCCTGCGGCGCTCCGCAGGTCTGCCAGGCGTTCGGCAATAGCATCCTCATCGGCGTGGTCGCGACCGTGATCGCCACGGTGCTCGGCACGATGATCGCCATCGCGCTGGTGCGCTACAAGTTCAAGGGCCGTTCGACGGTCAGCCTGCTGCTGTTCACCCCGATGGCCACGCCCGAGGTGGTGCTCGGCGCGGGTCTCGCCGCGCAGTTCCTGCTCGCGGGCGTGGAGAAGGGGATCGGCACGATCATCCTCGCGCATACGATGTTCTGCATCTCGTACGTCGTGGTGGCGGTGAAGGCCCGCGTGGCGAGTCTCGATCCGGCGATCGAGGAGGCGGGGCGGGATCTCTACGCCTCGCCGGGGCAGGTGTTCTGGCGGATCACCCTGCCCATGCTCATGCCGGGCATCATCGGTGCGGCGCTGCTCTCGTTCGCGCTGTCGTTCGACGACTTCATCATCACGAACTTCAACTCGGGCACCGCGACCACCTTCCCGAAGTTCATCTACGTCTCGGCGCTCAAGGGCGTGCCGGCGCAGGCGAACGTGCTCGCGTCGATCGTGTTCATCGGCGCGCTGCTGCTGGTGATCATCGTGCAGATGGTGAACATCAACAAGCAGAAGAGACTGGCGCGGCAGTAG